The proteins below are encoded in one region of Plasmodium relictum strain SGS1 genome assembly, chromosome: 5:
- a CDS encoding U3 small nucleolar ribonucleoprotein protein, putative produces MLRRNIRLRKEYLYLKKIEEEKKQYAEKIKSIKESYEKNKKIKDNLKNEENELRKKMDLYDEKSFNRKLDDEYFFCGIENPRVLITTSRNPSAQLENFAKEIKLIIPNSEKINRGSYFIKDIINFAKKNNITDVIIIHEYKGIPRNLIICHLPFGPTLFCTIKDCKMRHEFNDQINNISMCNPHLIFHNFNSDLGRRVMNIFKYLFPPVKIRTNKRKFSKFNKQIPIINDKQYQSKQENENEDDENELEISIKNNEYYSLQKYENNRIITFFNKNDIIYFRHYNWNTNENNEIILNEMGPRFSFIVYKINKETLDSLNEDYEYVYRPFLNSKKTLLS; encoded by the coding sequence atgttaagaCGAAATATAAGATTACGAAAAGAGtatttgtatttaaaaaaaattgaggaagaaaaaaaacagtATGCAGAGAAAATAAAGAGCATAAAAGAAAGCtatgagaaaaataaaaaaattaaagataatttaaaaaatgaagaaaatgaattaagGAAAAAGATGGACTTATATGATGAAAAATcatttaatagaaaattggacgatgaatattttttctgtGGTATTGAAAACCCTCGGGTACTTATAACAACTTCAAGAAATCCATCAGCTCAATTAGAAAATTTTGCAAAAGAAATTAAGCTTATAATCCCTAATagtgaaaaaataaatagaggaagttattttattaaagatataataaattttgcaaaaaaaaataatattactgATGTAATTATTATACATGAATATAAGGGTATACCaagaaatttaattatttgcCATTTGCCATTTGGACCAACTTTGTTTTGCACTATTAAAGATTGCAAAATGAGACATGAATTTAATGATcagataaataatatttctatGTGTAATcctcatttaatttttcataatttcaATTCAGATTTAGGAAGAAGAGTTATGAACATTTTCAAATACTTATTTCCTCCTGTTAAAATTAGAACTAACAAAAGAAAATTCTCAAAATTTAACAAACAAATACCAATTATAAATGATAAGCAATATCAAAGTAAacaagaaaatgaaaacgaagatgatgaaaatgaattagaaatatctattaaaaataatgaatattacagtttacaaaaatatgaaaataatagaattattacattttttaataaaaatgatattatatattttcgtCATTATAATTGGAAtactaatgaaaataatgaaataatattaaatgaaatgGGACCCAGGTTTAGTTTTAttgtttataaaataaataaagagaCTCTTGATTCATTAAATGAAGATTATGAATACGTATATCGTCCTTTCttaaattctaaaaaaacgttattatcataa
- a CDS encoding BRIX domain, putative: protein MVTKKENNVKREIKNNNKYKNEGKQKHKEKESDEKIIKKTNVMVIKKKGMNSELKTLCRELVDLFIPYCALFYIKKLKNLADLNKKLKELSYKYTICVYIQNFKLLYSITSNYTKLSLTFIIQNFTTSSVVKSTHSKNTNYNYNNLKPLLILKNFNNSNSQMSNYLIIIQNVLKNIYPSVNLKSDFSHKPRRVILYCYNNNDETIYFRQYVTNLKKRSFKKILNEAYKKDLSGYDDVFNYLSSKIDINNFKSEKEMQLIEIGPRVSYKLFKITDQDKDIYSMRDKK from the exons ATGGtgacaaaaaaagaaaataatgtgaaaagagaaataaaaaacaataataaatataaaaatgaaggcAAACAGAaacataaagaaaaagaaagtgatgaaaaaataataaaaaaaactaatgTAATGGtcataaagaaaaaaggaatGAATTCAGAATTGAAAACACTATGTAGAGAGTTGGTCGATCTTTTTATCCCATACTGTGCCCttttctatataaaaaagttaaaaaatttagctgatctaaataaaaaattaaaagagttAAGCTATAAATACACAATATGTGtttatattcaaaattttaaattactaTACAGTATTACTAGTAACTATACAAAATTATCATTAACATTtataattcaaaattttaCCACTTCTTCTGTAGTTAAATCTACACATtcaaaaaatacaaattataattataacaatttaaagCCACtacttattttaaaaaatttcaataatTCCAATTCACAAATGTCAAATTATCTtattataatacaaaatgtattgaaaaatatttatccaAGCGTAAATCTCAAAAGTGACTTTTCACATAAACCTAGACGAGTAATATTATATTGTTATAATAACAATGATGAAACTATATATTTTCGTCAATATGTaacaaatttaaagaaaaggtcatttaaaaaaatattaaatgaagCATATAAAAAAGACTTGAGTGGATATGATGACgtatttaattatttgtcGAGTAAAattgatattaataattttaaaagtgAAAAAGAAATGCAATTGATAGAAATAGGACCACGTGTTAGTTACAAgctttttaaaattactgATCAAGACAAAG aTATATACTCGATGAGGGATAAAAAGTGA
- the FCF1 gene encoding rRNA-processing protein FCF1, putative, whose product MGKFKKTQKILKLKRVINPNDNRLKHNNDKKVKKKNKDEEKIKQVEVIDSNLFFNYNENLTPPYNIILDTNFINSSIQYKIDIVKGCSELLLAKCNIFITDCVVAEMEKLGQRYALALKLLKDARFNRLTCAHKGTYADDCIVNRVTESRCYIVATNDRDLKIRLRKIAGVPILYAKNFKYKIERLPDNIMI is encoded by the exons ATg gGTAAGTTTAAGAAAacacaaaaaatattaaaattgaaAAGGGTTATAAATCCAAATGACAATAGGTTAAAACATAATAATGacaaaaaagtaaaaaaaaaaaataaagatgaagaaaaaataaagcaaGTTGAAGTAATTGATAgtaatttgttttttaattataatgaaaactTAACCCCACCTTACAATATAATACTTGatactaattttattaattcaagTATACAATATAAAATTGATATAGTAAAAGGTTGTTCAGAGTTATTATTAGCCAAAtgcaatatatttataacagATTGTGTTGTAGCAGAAATGGAAAAATTAGGTCAACGTTATGCGTTagcattaaaattattaaaagatgccaGGTTTAATAGATTAACTTGCGCACATAAAGGAACATATGCAGATGATTGCATTGTTAATAGAGTTACAGAAAGTAGGTGTTACATCGTTGCAACAAATGATAGAGATTTAAAAATAAGGTTACGAAAAATAGCAGGAGTACCCATTTTATAtgcaaaaaattttaaatacaaaATTGAAAGATTACCAGATAATATTatgatataa
- a CDS encoding dynactin subunit 6, putative translates to MSKENFRKLFSLDLDRNVNKRKHFIEKETPIYESDLSRTSSDIGHHSNSLLGLVSIKTSTDDSKNSIKSEILCTYKRVSSLSEYMFKFKKLKTQNDVSGSNIFRKFNTNKKNLDLSDLDADPSLSSEYDSTFSETSISKKITNYCNGNENNSKHTDTCDEEINKYDSKINLLIRSSENLKNYMNIEKSPLSSYLNTIYKIDTHDFNKERGSSKEVLSFVKINKEINKKDLTNGIKEVVSHTGELSYNYILKKKAINYFLKWIGRHNELISGNTQNNEKKVKKNFYKNRRIIRKIYIKDLKNKKIIKELTYNENKKLVKNIWDRKNYLYNKKNNHYFLKFFFDYIISFYSKTNRKYLSSKRNLSYLERYIIKFLFQNLHKEDMFTFKSISINSILDKNEKIENIEENDNKSSFVFSELNTNVHIGKRNIIFPGCNIIVKNAKIYIGENNLFEDNVTIINNTNKNMYIGSNNIFRSGTYIINSLKIGNKNYFDYKCQIYNSKIGCCSFIGINMYIDHKWSIKKNLKIVDNILTSMNPIFIEENINEINLRYNYLKNSELFYM, encoded by the exons ATGAGTAAAGAAAACTTTAGAAAGCTATTTTCACTTGACTTAGACagaaatgtaaataaaagaaaacatTTTATAGAAAAGGAAACTCCAATTTATGAATCCGATTTATCACGTACTTCAAGCGATATAGGTCATCATTCAAATAGCTTGTTAGGTTTAGTTTCCATTAAAACATCCACTGATGATTCGaaaaattctataaaaaGTGAAATATTATGTACATATAAAAGAGTTAGCTCATTAAGTGAGTATatgtttaaatttaaaaaattaaaaacacaaAATGATGTCTCTGGGAGTaatatatttagaaaatttaatactaacaaaaaaaatttagatttATCAGATTTAGATGCAGATCCTAGTTTAAGTTCAGAGTACGATTCTACTTTTAGCGAAACAAGtattagtaaaaaaataacgAATTATTGCAATGGAAATGAAAACAATTCAAAACATACTGATACTTGtgatgaagaaataaataaatatgattcAAAGATCAATTTACTCATTAGAAGCagtgaaaatttaaaaaattatatgaatattgAAAAATCTCCTTTATCATCCTATTTAAAtactatatataaaatagatACACATGATTTTAATAAGGAAAGGGGTTCTTCGAAGGAAGTTTTATCTTTTGTAAagattaataaagaaataaataagaaag ATTTAACTAATGGAATCAAAGAAGTTGTTTCTCATACTGGTGAATTATCATATAATTATatcctaaaaaaaaaggcaataaattactttttaaaatgGATTGGAAGGcataatgaattaataagTGGAAATACacaaaataatgaaaaaaaagttaagaaaaatttttataaaaatagaagaataATTAGAAAAATCTATATAAAAgatttgaaaaataaaaaaataataaaagagttaacatataatgaaaataaaaaattagtgAAAAATATATGGGATAGgaagaattatttatataataaaaaaaataaccactattttttaaaatttttttttgattatattatttccttttattCAAAAACCAACAGGAAATATTTATCatcaaaaagaaatttaagtTACTTAGAAAGatacattataaaatttcttttccAGAATTTGCATAAGGAAGATATGTTTACATTTAAAAGTATATCAATAAATTCtatattagataaaaatgaaaagatagaaaatattgaagaaaatgataataaatcaTCTTTCGTTTTTTCTGAATTAAATACAAATGTACATATTGGAAagagaaatattatttttccaGGTTGTAATATTATAGTTAAAAATGCaaagatatatataggagaaaataatttatttgaagATAATGTtactataataaataatacaaataaaaatatgtatattggtagtaataatatttttagatCGGGaacatatataataaattctCTTAAAATAGGAAATAAAAACTATTTTGATTATAAAT GTCAAATATATAATAGCAAAATTGGATGTTGCTCATTTATAGggataaatatgtatatagaTCATAAATGgagcataaaaaaaaatctaaaaaTAGTTGATAATATTCTAACCAGCATGAATCCCATATTTAttgaa gaaaatataaatgaaataaatctTAGGTATAATTATTTGAAGAATTcagaattattttatatgtaa
- a CDS encoding 14-3-3 protein, putative translates to MATSEELKQLRCDCTYRSKLAEQAERYDEMAEAMRTLVEQCVNNDKDELTVEERNLLSVAYKNAVGARRASWRIISSVEQKEMSKANVHNKNVAAAYRKKVEEELNNICQDILNLLTKKLIPNTSESESKVFYYKMKGDYYRYISEFSCDEGKKEASNFAQEAYQKATEIAENELPSTHPIRLGLALNYSVFFYEILNQPHQACEMAKRAFDDAITEFDNVSEDSYKDSTLIMQLLRDNLTLWTSDLQGDQTEEKSKDEGLE, encoded by the exons atggCAACATCTGAAGAATTAAAACAATTAAGATGTGATTGTACTTATCGTTCTAAATTGGCTGAACAAGCCGAAAGATATGATG AAATGGCAGAAGCAATGAGAACTTTAGTTGAACAATGtgtaaataatgataaagacGAATTAACTGTTGAAGAAAGAAATTTATTG tcTGTTGCATATAAAAATGCTGTTGGTGCACGTAGAGCTTCTTGGAGAATAATTTCTAGTGTAGAGCAAAAAGAAATGAGTAAAGCAAATGTTCATAATAAGAATGTCGCAGCTgcatatagaaaaaaagtagaagaggaattaaataatatttgtcAAGATATATTAAATCTTCTTACAAAAAAGTTAATACCAAATACATCTGAAAGTGAAAGTAAAGTATTTTACTATAAGATGAAAGGTGATTACTATCGTTATATTAGTGAATTTTCATGTGATGAAGGAAAAAAGGAAGCTTCTAATTTTGCACAAGAGGCATATCAAAAAGCTACTGAAATTGCAGAAAATGAACTTCCTTCAACACACCCAATACGTTTAGGTTTAGCATTAAACTATTCTGTTTTcttttatgaaattttaaatcaACCTCATCAAGCTTGTGAGATGGCTAAAAGAGCATTTGACGATGCCATTACTGAATTTGATAATGTTAGTGAAGATTCATATAAAGATTCTACTTTGATTATGCAACTTTTAAGAGATAACTTGACATTATGGACATCAGATTTACAAGGAGATCAAACAGAAG aAAAATCGAAAGATGAAGGTCTAGAatag
- the HSP70 gene encoding heat shock protein 70, putative produces MASSKAKPNLPESNIAIGIDLGTTYSCVGVWRNENVDIIANDQGNRTTPSYVAFTDTERLIGDAAKNQVARNPENTVFDAKRLIGRKFTESSVQSDMKHWPFTVKSGVDEKPMIEVTYQGEKKLFHPEEISSMVLQKMKENAEAFLGKSIKNAVITVPAYFNDSQRQATKDAGTIAGLNVMRIINEPTAAAIAYGLHKKGKGEKNILIFDLGGGTFDVSLLTIEDGIFEVKATAGDTHLGGEDFDNRLVNFCVEDFKRKNRGKDLSKNSRALRRLRTQCERAKRTLSSSTQATIEIDSLFEGIDYSVTVSRARFEELCIDYFRDTLIPVEKVLKDAMMDKKSVHEVVLVGGSTRIPKIQSLIKEFFNGKEACRSINPDEAVAYGAAVQAAILSGDQSNAVQDLLLLDVCSLSLGLETAGGVMTKLIERNTTIPAKKSQIFTTYADNQPGVLIQVYEGERALTKDNNLLGKFHLDGIPPAPRKVPQIEVTFDIDANGILNVTAVEKSTGKQNHITITNDKGRLSPEEIDRMVNDAEKYKAEDEENRKRIEARNSLENYCYGVKSSLEDQKIKEKLQPAEVENCMKTITTILEWLEKNQLAGRDEYEAKQKEAESVCAPIMSKIYQDAGGAAAGMPGGMPGGMPGGMPGGMNFPGGMPGAGMPGAAPTGTGPTVEEVD; encoded by the coding sequence ATGGCTAGCTCAAAAGCAAAACCAAATTTACCTGAATCAAATATCGCTATTGGTATTGATTTAGGAACAACATATTCATGTGTTGGTGTATGGAGAAATGAAAATGTTGATATAATTGCAAATGATCAAGGTAATAGAACAACACCATCTTATGTAGCATTTACAGATACTGAAAGATTAATTGGAGATGCAGCTAAAAATCAAGTTGCTAGAAATCCAGAAAATACTGTATTTGATGCAAAAAGATTAATAGGAAGAAAATTTACTGAGTCATCTGTTCAAAGCGATATGAAACACTGGCCATTTACTGTAAAATCAGGTGTTGATGAAAAACCAATGATTGAAGTAACTTATCaaggagaaaaaaaattatttcatcCTGAAGAAATATCTTCAATGGTTTTgcaaaaaatgaaagaaaatgCTGAAGCATTTTTAGGaaaatcaattaaaaatGCAGTCATTACTGTACCAGCATACTTTAATGACTCACAAAGACAAGCAACAAAAGATGCAGGTACAATAGCAGGTTTAAATGTTATGAGAATTATTAATGAACCAACAGCAGCAGCTATTGCTTATGGATTacataaaaaaggaaaaggtgaaaaaaatattttaatatttgatTTGGGAGGTGGTACATTTGATGTATCTTTATTAACAATTGAAGATGGTATTTTTGAAGTCAAAGCAACAGCAGGTGATACTCACTTAGGAGGGGAAGATTTTGATAACAGATTAGTAAACTTTTGTGTAGAagattttaaaagaaaaaatagaggCAAAgatttatcaaaaaatagtAGAGCCTTAAGAAGATTAAGAACTCAATGTGAAAGAGCAAAACGTACCTTATCTTCCTCTACTCAAGCAACTATTGAAATTGACTCCTTATTTGAAGGTATTGATTATAGTGTAACTGTAAGTAGAGCAAGATTTGAAGAATTATGTATTGACTACTTCCGTGATACTTTAATACCAGTAGAAAAAGTATTAAAAGATGCTATGATGGATAAGAAAAGTGTACATGAAGTTGTCTTAGTAGGAGGTTCAACAAGAATACCAAAAATCCAAAGTttaattaaagaattttttaatggTAAAGAGGCATGCAGATCTATTAACCCTGATGAAGCTGTTGCATATGGTGCAGCTGTACAAGCAGCTATATTATCTGGTGATCAATCTAATGCAGTTCaagatttattattattagatgTTTGCTCCTTATCATTAGGTTTAGAAACAGCAGGTGGTGTTATGACTAAATTAATTGAAAGAAATACCACTATTCCAGCTAAAAAAAGTCAAATATTTACAACTTATGCTGATAATCAACCAGGTGTTTTAATCCAAGTTTATGAAGGAGAAAGAGCATTAAcaaaagataataatttattaggTAAATTTCATTTAGATGGTATTCCACCAGCCCCAAGAAAGGTACCTCAAATTGAAGTTACTTTTGATATTGATGCAAATGGTATATTAAATGTTACTGCTGTAGAAAAATCTACTGGTAAACAAAATCATATAACTATTACTAATGATAAAGGAAGATTATCTCCTGAAGAAATTGATCGTATGGTTAATGATGCTGAAAAATACAAGGcagaagatgaagaaaatagaaaaagaattgAAGCAAGAAATAGCCTTGAAAATTATTGCTATGGTGTTAAAAGTTCATTAGAagatcaaaaaataaaagaaaaattgcaACCAGCAGAAGTTGAAAATTGCATGAAAACTATTACTACAATTCTTGAATGGTTAGAAAAGAATCAATTAGCTGGTAGAGATGAATATGAAGCTAAACAAAAAGAAGCTGAATCTGTATGTGCTCCAATAATGTCTAAAATATATCAAGACGCAGGAGGAGCAGCAGCAGGAATGCCAGGAGGAATGCCAGGTGGAATGCCAGGAGGTATGCCAGGAGGTATGAACTTCCCAGGTGGAATGCCAGGAGCTGGAATGCCTGGAGCTGCACCAACAGGAACTGGACCAACTGTTGAAGAAGTTGATTAa
- a CDS encoding zinc finger protein, putative codes for MSSEKNATTPSPVLCENNCGFYGNPANNNLCSKCYREFQEKKKKEISQVEKINEKNINDTLNYNKINELIEPSYLNEKSLDNEKIPLYSEKDNENETEDKNKCYFCCKRIGLLGIKCRCNHYFCSLHRYADAHKCTFDYKNFHKQQLIKNNVKVVADKVEKI; via the exons ATGAGTTCAGAGAAAAACGCAACTACg CCATCACCAGTTTTATGTGAAAATAATTGTGGGTTTTATGGAAATCCagcaaataataatttatgttCCAAATGTTATAGGGAGtttcaagaaaaaaaaaaaaaagagatttCTCAAGTTGAAAAAATCaacgaaaaaaatataaatgatacattaaattataataaaataaatgaattaatagAACCAtcatatttaaatgaaaaatctttagataatgaaaaaattccATTATATTCAGAGaaagataatgaaaatgaaactgaagataaaaataaatgttatttttGTTGTAAACGTATAGGATTATTAGGTATTAAATGTAGATGTAATCATTATTTTTGCTCACTTCATAGATATGCAGATGCACATAAATGTACTTttgattataaaaattttcataaacaacagttaataaaaaataatgtcaAAGTTGTTGCGGATAAagttgaaaaaatataa
- a CDS encoding DNA helicase, putative has translation MDVFEFVDPLRKRKITNNLFDFDKYIYKDKSEESEEKKNSESSLKKKKKKLRRVLNSSSSDENLENEKNRDSKVKKEKEIIDKKEFNDEDCANVNDNSVSYESDKEEYESSLNHLFECLLISIKIKNKIIEYFTSDIKEKRQEVVKEFVKGSFRISNCDANFQIFENNVDTFHKLKNYQKCGVFWLYILYKEKKNGILADEMGLGKTAQTCVFLDYMYRTKELQNKTIIVAPTSLLKNWNNEINMWCPYLKNHKIIYYGNQNERKYLAYDIFTNQSNNIHLIVTSINMLIGKNDVSYFRQIKKYDYLIFDEAHFLKNKNSLIYKKLQKKIVFNNKILLTGSPIQNKTEELMNLLLFLMPEIFTEKNINSAMNAFVKLYQQILNKKEDYDLEENIQLNKNQEIHDIKSEEEIANSESAKNMIKNYLIQTIKNDVKHVELKNKEIILLQLIIEPYILRRSKKHVFIDMPKKHSVIIKLPLNNTQLNLYKNEIFSKLQHTHKHLEFIQKHSSKKELEKLYAILEKKENKADKLPNELQDNKENAQEKNEEKNDDYDDKEIDEETINIEKAEENKDSNIIINKREDEEIVENNNNNGKDVRGKMINASIFILRRICNHPLLHKYYYSVEDIKNISKYFYNNTDQYLDLDLKTVETEFMKISDFDIHLSIKHLISQGDNNLNKYLITKEHILNSTKIHHMISLIKEIRQKKEKVLIFSQFTTFLDIIEEALLYEFIYDDQDFSDHLQHIKSSQSINKNEKSDEENSENNKDDASLKNKDVNNDENKNEKDFYISSSSFSSSSFVTEEKIGNEIYVRLDGTTNTIERQKIIKRFSKNENIFIFLLSTKAGGVGLNLIAANHVILMDQDWNPHNDRQAEDRVHRLGQKNEVHIYRLCCKNTIEETILKCCKAKLHLDQAFGGNSDLLQTALIKDALNAVDMK, from the exons atggatgtGTTTGAATTTGTAGATCCATtaagaaagagaaaaataacaaataatttatttgactttgataaatatatatataaagataaaagTGAAGAAtcagaagaaaaaaagaatagtGAAAGtagtttaaaaaagaaaaaaaaaaaattaagaagaGTTTTAAATAGCTCAAGTAGTGATGAAAATcttgaaaatgaaaaaaatagagaTAGCAAagtaaaaaaggaaaaagagaTAATTGATAAAAAGGAATTTAATGATGAAGATTGTGCAAATGTTAATGATAATTCTGTTTCATATGAAAGTGACAAAGAAGAGTATGAAAGTAgtttaaatcatttatttgaatgtttattaatatcaataaaaataaaaaataaaattattgaatATTTTACCTCGGacataaaagaaaagagACAGGAAGTTGTAAAAGAATTTGTAAAAGGATCTTTTAGAATAAGTAATTGTGATGctaattttcaaatttttgaaaataacgTTGATACAtttcataaattaaaaaattatcaaaaatgTGGAGTTTTCtggttatatattttatataaagaaaaaaaaaatggaatttTAGCTGATGAAATGGGGCTTGGTAAAACAGCACAAACATGTGTATTTTTAGATTACATGTACAGAACAAAAGAACttcaaaataaaacaatCATAGTTGCACCAACCAGTTTGTTAAAAAATTggaataatgaaattaatatgTGGTGcccttatttaaaaaatcataaaataatttactaTGGTAATCAAAATGAGAGAAAATATTTAGCTTATGATATTTTTACAAATCAAAGTAATAACATTCACTTAATTGTTACAAGTATTAATATGCTTATTGGAAAGAACGATGTTTCGTATTTTagacaaattaaaaaatatgattatCTAATATTTGATGAAgcacattttttaaaaaataagaattccttaatatataagaaattacaaaaaaaaattgtttttaataacaaaattttattaacagGATCGCCTATACAAAACAAAACAGAAGAGTTAATgaatttacttttatttttaatgccTGAAATTTTcacagaaaaaaatataaatagtgCTATGAATGCTTTTGTTAAATTGTATCAACAAattctaaataaaaaagaggaTTATgatttagaagaaaatattcaactaaataaaaatcaaGAGATTCATGACATAAAATCTGAAGAAGAGATAGCCAATTCAGAATCTGctaaaaatatgataaaaaattatttaattcaaacaataaaaaatgatgtaAAGCAcgtagaattaaaaaataaagaaattattttgttACAACTTATTATTGAGCCTTATATTTTGCGAAGATCAAAAAAACACGTTTTTATAGATATGCCAAAAAAGCATAGTGTTATCATAAAATTGCCTTTGAATAATActcaattaaatttatataaaaatgagatCTTTTCTAAATTGCAACACACTCATAAGCATTTGGAATTTATACAAAAACATTCGAGCaaaaaagaattagaaaaattatatgctattttagaaaagaaagaaaataagGCAGATAAACTGCCAAATGAATTGCAAGacaataaagaaaatgcacaagaaaaaaatgaagagaaAAATGATGACTATGATGATAAAGAAATAGATGAGGAAACcattaatatagaaaaagcagaagaaaataaagacagtaatataattattaataaaagagaagatgaagaaattgttgaaaataataataataatggcAAAGACGTTAGAGGAAAAATGATAAATGCTTCTATATTTATACTTAGAAGGATATGTAATCATCCTTTActacataaatattattattcagttgaggatataaaaaatatatctaaatatttttataataatactgATCAATATCTAGATTTAGACTTGAAAACAGTGGAAACtgaatttatgaaaatatctGATTTTGATATTCACTTATCTATTAAGCATTTAATATCACAAGgagataataatttaaataagtaTTTAATTACAAAGGAACATATATTAAATAGTACAAAAATACATCATATGATTTCTCTTATTAAGGAAATAAGacagaaaaaggaaaaagttTTAATATTCTCTCAATTTACTACATTCCTTGATATAATTGAAGAAGCTTTATTGTATGAATTTATTTATGATGATCAAGATTTTTCAGATCATTTACAGCACATAAAGAGCTCACaaagtattaataaaaatgaaaaaagtgaTGAAGAGAATTCAGAAAATAATAAGGACGATGCTTCcttaaaaaataaggatgtaaataatgatgaaaataaaaatgaaaaagacttttatatttcttcatcttcttttTCAAGTTCTTCATTTGTCacagaagaaaaaattggAAATGAAATTTATGTTCGATTAGATGGAACAACTAATACTATTGAAAggcaaaaaattataaaaagattttcaaaaaatgaaaatatttttatatttctgtTATCAACCAAAGCTGGAGGTGTTGGCCTTAATTTAATTGCTGCTAATCATGTTATATTAATGGATCAA gatTGGAATCCTCACAATGATAGGCAAGCAGAAGATAGAGTACATAGATTAG gGCAAAAAAATGAAGTTCATATATATAGATTGTGTTGTAAAAATACAATTGAAGAAACTATACTTAAA tgctGTAAAGCGAAATTACATCTTGATCAAGCATTTGGTGGGAATAGTGATTTGCTACAAACAGctttaataaaa gATGCTTTGAATGCGGTggatatgaaataa